Within Verrucomicrobiota bacterium, the genomic segment GGAGAAGTAAGGAATTTTATCTCTATCAGGACACTCCCTTTAACATGCACCGATCACGATCAACTCTTCCATTGATTTTTGCCTGCACCTGCGCACTGCTTTCCGTTTGCCTCCAAGGATTGCACGGCCAAGGCTCACCGTCGAAGCCAAACATTGTCTTCATCATCACCGATGATCAGAGCTGGGACTCGCTCGGCTTTATGGGAGGACAGGTGCACACTCCCCGGATCGACCAAATGGCCGCGGAAGGACTTTTCCTCAGTGATTTCAATGTCACTTCGACGGTTTGCTCACCCTCCCGCTACAGTTTTCTCACTGGTCGTTTTGCTGGACGCTGCGAAGGGGAACACTTCATGAAAGAGCACCCCTACGGCGACCAGACTCAGGTCGAGAACATTGGTGAACTTGAGTTGGATCAATGGAATCTTCCGAAAGTGCTTCAGGCGAACGGCTACGTCACGGGATTCGTGGGGAAATCGCACTTGATTCGTCACGACTGGATGGGGCCCCGTGCAACGGCGATGGAGCGTGCGGGTATGGATGCCGATCCTCGCGATCTCGAAGTGAACGCGAGGATGCGTCGGAACCACGAAAAGTGGTGTGAGGAGATGAAGAAATACGGATTTGATTTTGTGGACGGATTCTATGGAGCGAACCTGCGGGAGCTCTGGAACGAGGAGTTGAACGTCCATAACCTCGACTGGACCGTTGATAAGGCTTTCGATTTTTTCGAAAAATATAAAGACGAGCCTTTTTTCCTCTACTTCTCAACAACCCTTCATCACGGGCCGCTTCCCTGGAACAACAAATATTCCCTCAACGCCGACCCACGGATGACCGGCGAGGGATTCGTTGAGGAAGGATTTGATGTCTTACCCCCAAGGGAGGACGTTTTGCGGCGCAATCGCGAGGCTGGCTTCAAGGATCGCGACGCTTACGCCCTCTGGCTCGACGATGGCGTCGGTGCAATCATTGATAAAATTGACGAGCTTGGTCTCTCCGAGGATACGCTGATCATTTTTGTTCCGGACCACGGTTCCTACCGTCACGGAAAAGCGACGCTGCATGAATACGGGATGCGAGTTCCGATGCTCCTCTTGTGGAAAGGCACCATCGAACCGGGACTGGAATACGATGGTATCGTGGCCAACATAGACTTGGCCCCAACGTTGATGGATCTAGCCGGAATCGAAAAACCTGCTGACTACAAGATCGATGGCCTGAGCTTCAAAAGTGTTCTTTTTGGAGACCAGCAACCGATCCGCCAGGTCCTCTTTGGCGAACTCGGCCATTCAAGGGCGATCAAATCAAAAGAATGGAAATACATTGCTATTCGCTACCCGCCGGAGCTGCAAAAGCGGATCGACTCTGGGGAAGAATTCAAGGGCTTTGATGGCGAGCCTATTCCCCTTCCCTACCTCACCCGTAACGGGCATTTGGGGCATCACGCTTCAAGAGCCAACCCGAACTATTTTGATGCCGACCAGCTCTACAACCTCGTAGACGATCCTGAAGAAACCAATAACATCTTTCAGCAAAATCCCGAGGTTGCGGAGATGGCAAAACGGGCGCTTTCCCGGGAGCTGGCCCGTTTCGAAGACCGTCCCTTTGGCGAATTTACCAATTGAGCTGATTCAACTCCGGAGGCTCCACACATGAAGAACCTAAACCTTTGGTGCCTCGTCCCACTGCTTTTTGGTCTCACCAGTGCTCATAGCAGTGAACGCCCAAACGTCCTCTTTATCGTGGTCGATGACTTGAATGTGGACATCGCGTCCTACGGGCATCCGATCGTCAAAACGCCGAACTTGGACCAGCTGAGGGAGCGGAGTATGCAGTTTAATCGGGCTTATTCGCAATACCCGCTCTGCAATCCCAGTCGAAATTCGTTCCTCACCGGACTCTACCCGGGGACCAGCGGAAACCTGAACAATGCCGATCACATCCGCGATTTAATCCCGGATGTCGTTACGCTTCCCCAGCTCTTCAAGGAAAACGGCTACCGCACCGTCTCGACCGGGAAAATTTTTCATCAGCGGGATCCGCAATCGTGGACGCAAATCTCAGACATGCACACCGGTGGTTTGCTACCGATGGACCGCCAACCGCGTTTTTATCAGCAGGGCGAGGAAGGCCGAACAAAAGGCCCCGGGCGACTGATTGTTGATGAAACTGTTCCATGGTTTGAGTGGCGCTCGGTTGTTGACGGAGAGGAATTCCTCAAAGACGGGCAAATCGCCCGTGCTACCATCAACCGAGCCGATGAGATTGCCGAGGATGGAGTTCCCTTTTTCCTCGGGATCGGTTTCTCGAGGCCGCACGATCCTTTTTTCGCACCCCAGCGTTTTTTTGACATGTATCCCCTCGACTCACTCGAGCTCCCGGAAACGCCTGAAGGAGCAAGTGAGGTCCCTGATCATGCTTTCTACTACGTCTTCAAGGACGCCTTCGATCAAATGGATCGGCAGGACAAGCTCGAAGCAATGCGGGCCTTCTACGCAGGAATCAGCTACATGGATGAGCAACTCGGCCTCGTCATGGATCACCTCGAGAAGAAAGGATTGTTAGACAACACTGTCATCGTCTTCATCGGCGATCACGGATACCAGGTTGGCGAAAAAAACTACTGGAACAAGGCCTTGCTCTTCGAACGCTCTTGTCGCGCACCCATGCTCATTTCGGCTCCCGGCAAAACGCTTGAAGGAGGAAGCACTGACCGGATCGTCGAGTTTATCGACATCTATCCCACCCTCGTTGAGCTTTGCGACCTGGAGGCACCGGCGAATCTCGACGGAACAAGTCTCGTCCCTCTACTCATGAATCCAGACGCTCCTTGGCACGAAATTGCCTACTCGTATTGCAACGCCGATCGTTCCGTTCGTGACCCGCGATTCCGCTACATTGTCTGGAGTGGTGGCGGACACGCACTGTTCGATCACGAACAAGATCCCGGTGAACACTTCAATCTGGCTTACAACCCTGAATACGCGACTGTTGTTGAGCGGATGCGGGGTTTAATCGACGAAATGCCGGAGCCCTCAAAGAAAACCCGACCTCAATCATGAAGATAAGCCTCATCCTGCTCTTCAGCCTGCTACTCGGCCATTTTGCTTTTGCTGTACAGCGCCCGAACATCATCCTCATTCTCTGCGATGACCTCGGCTATGGGGATCTTGGTGTGACGGGCCACCCCTACGTTCTGTCACCCAATCTCGACCGCTTTGCCAACGAGGGTATTCGCTTCGAACACGGATACATGAGCGGGGCCTGGTGCGCTCCCAGCCGCTACTCGCTCATGAGCGGCATCTATCCGTCACGCTACTTCCAGCAGACGAAAGAAATGGATACCGAAGCGGAAAATCTCTTTCGCGTTCTCAAAAAAGCAGGCTACACGACTGCGCATTTCGGCAAGTGGCACATGAGTGGAAGGAACGCGGATGACCCGACACCCGATCTGTACGGCGTTGACGAAGACTTTATCGCCAACGGCAACGGGGAAGGATGGACACGGGAAGAGCGAAGAGCCCCTCACTGGCGGGAAAACACAACCCAGCGCTATGTGGATCTAACGATCGACTACATGGAAAGGCATAAGGACAGCGGGCAGCCCTTCTACATCAACCTATGGGTCTATCCGACCCACTCCTACATCAATCCACGGCCCGATATGCTCGAGCCCTACAAAGACCTGCAGGTCGACATCAACGATTTTGAGAATCCCTATATGAGGGAGTTTCTCGAGTTTATCTCGGAACAAGGAGATCTTCAGGAGGCGATGCGCGCCTACTGCTCGGACGTCACCGAGCTCGATAATCAGATCGGTCGGCTGATGGCTGCAATCGCCGATCTTGGATTGGATGAGGACACCCTCGTCATTTTTGCGAGCGATAACGGACCACCGCCACTCGGAGGCGTCGACAACCTCGACCAGCTGGCAGAACGGATTCAGGAAAGACCGACTCTCATCAATTGCGTAGGCTCTGCCGGGCCTTACCGGGACCGCAAGATTTCCCTTCATGAAGGAGGAGTGCGGACGCCCCTTTTCGTGCGATGGCCCGGAAAAATTCCTCCGGGTTCAGTGAATAGCGAAACCGTGTTCACTGGAGTGGATTTTCTCCCAACCGTAGCTGCTTTGGCCCGAACCGAGGCACCCGAGGGAATCGATGGAGTAAACCTACTCCCCTCATGGGCCGGTCAGGAAATTGAACGCGGTCAGCCCCATTTTTGGAACGACCGGCCGGGGTGGTCAACGGTTCGCGACAAGCAGTGGAAAGCTCATTTGCGTAAGAACGAGTTTCTCCTTTTCGATATCTTGAAAGATCCTTCCGAGTCAAACGACGTCTCCTCAGAGTATCCGGAAGTCTCGGACTACTACCGGAAGCTGCTAGACCAGTTCGAGGCCTCGATTCAATCATACAGAAAGAACTAAACTTCCTTCAATTGTTGACCATGAAAAATTCCCTCCCCCTCTTCGCTGCCGCGTTAGTTTTTTCTTCATTGTCGGTAGTCAACGCTGATGATGCCCCGCCAAAGCTGGCGCCGCAATTTGAGAAAATTTACGAAAGACTCTCTGAGCGGCCTGCCACGCCAGAGCCGTCGGAGATGCTGCTCAACACCGATCCGGAACCGGACCTGAGCGAAGGATTCGTTAGCCTCTACAACGGCGAGAACCTTGACGGCTGGGTGCAGCGAGGCGCGGACAACATCTATGAAGCCGAGGGGGATGTGATCGTCGGAACATATGTTCCACCCAATGGAAACTCCTACCTCTGCACCGTCCGTGACGATTTTGGAGACTTCATATTCACGGTGGAGTTTAAGTGGCTTCTGCAAGGCAATTCCGGCATCCAATTCCGTTCAAGGGTAGTCGGCAAGGGCGGCGTGCAAGGCCCTCAGGTTGAATTGGAAGAGGCCGCTCGGAAAAAGGGTTGGACGGGCGGTGTTTTCGGACAAGGCATCGGAGGTTTTTTCTACCCCCTCTGGCTTGAGGCTCACGAAGAGGCCCGAAATGCAGTCAAATTCGATGACTGGAATCGAGTTACGATTCATGCCGAGGGCGATACGGTGAAGACTTGGGTGAATGGCGTTCCCTGTGCGCATTTTAAGAATGATGAATACCTTCAAGGATATTTTGCGCTTCAGGTGCACAAAGCCGACGAGGGACTTATTCATTTTCGCAACATCAAGGTCAAAGAGCTGTGACGAGGTGGAGACAGCTTGTCTGCCTGGTAACCCTCGGTCTCGCGGGAGACCTGAGCGCGCAGCCACCACCCAATATCTTGTTGATCGTTACCGATGACCAGGGCTACGGAGACCTCTCCCTTCACGGGAACACTGCCGTCGAGACTCCTCATCTCGATCGCCTCGGTCGTGAGTCCATGCGCTTTGATAACTTTCACGCCACCTCTGTTTGCGCGACAACCCGAGCCTCTCTGTTGACCGGTAAAAACCATTACCAGGTCGGGGTTTGGGGTGTCCATATTTCCCGAGACTACCTTCATCTTGATGAGCTCACGCTCGCTGATTATCTCCAAGCAGCGGGTTATCACACCGGTTTCATCGGCAAATGGCATTCCGGCCGAGCACCCGCTTGGATGCCATGGAATCGTGGTTTCGACGATGCCTGGGTGGCATCCCTTTATAAACACGTGGACACGCCTGTAAGCCGCAATGGGAAGGCCATGCAACTGGACGGGTTAGCCGACGATACCTTCACCGAATTAGCAATCGATTTCATGAGGGAAAACCGGGACCAACCGTTTTCTCTCATGCTGAGTTACATGAGTATCCACACTCCACTCGAAGCGCCACAGGAGCTGGTCCGGAAATACAAAGCGAGGGGGCAGTCCGAATACTTTGCGGAACTCAATGCGATGCTCGAGCATTTGGACGCAAACATCGGTAAACTCATGGGGTATCTGGACCGTTCCGGTCTGAGAGAGAATACGATCGTTGTGTTTATTAGTGATAATGGTCCGGTTCACCGGAGCCGGGCGACCAATCGAAAATTGTCCCGCGACGAGATCCAGCTCCGGTCCCCACAAAATTTAAGGGGAAGCAAGGGACATATTTGGCAGAATGCTCTCCGGGTTCCGTGTTTCATCAGTTGGCCCAAGAAGATTCAACCTTCCCAGATTGAAGCGTTCACTGACGTGACCGACCTCTTCCCCACTCTTCTCCAAATTGCACGAGTCCCGGAAGCGGAAGAAATTGAAGGCGTTACGGGCCGGTCCCTAGTCCCTTTTCTTGCAGGCCGACAAACGCGCTGGCCCGACAACCGCGAATTCTACCGACCTGGATGGCAAGTCTCCCTAAATGGCTACATGCGGCAAAACAACGTCCTCGTTGATAAAAACGACCTTCTTTACGAGCCCCAGATTGGGGCCTGGCGAAATGGTCCCTTCAAACTCGTAAAAACTGCGAAGAACGAGTTCTTTCTCTACAACCTCGAAGACGACCCAAGAGAGAGGGAAGACATACTTTCGGAGCACCCGGAAATGGCCAAGTCGATGCAGAAGAAACTTCAGGACGCCTTCGAACAAACCGTAGCCTATCCGACCAGCTTCGAGCATCCGCGCTTCCATATCGGGCA encodes:
- a CDS encoding sulfatase-like hydrolase/transferase; its protein translation is MHRSRSTLPLIFACTCALLSVCLQGLHGQGSPSKPNIVFIITDDQSWDSLGFMGGQVHTPRIDQMAAEGLFLSDFNVTSTVCSPSRYSFLTGRFAGRCEGEHFMKEHPYGDQTQVENIGELELDQWNLPKVLQANGYVTGFVGKSHLIRHDWMGPRATAMERAGMDADPRDLEVNARMRRNHEKWCEEMKKYGFDFVDGFYGANLRELWNEELNVHNLDWTVDKAFDFFEKYKDEPFFLYFSTTLHHGPLPWNNKYSLNADPRMTGEGFVEEGFDVLPPREDVLRRNREAGFKDRDAYALWLDDGVGAIIDKIDELGLSEDTLIIFVPDHGSYRHGKATLHEYGMRVPMLLLWKGTIEPGLEYDGIVANIDLAPTLMDLAGIEKPADYKIDGLSFKSVLFGDQQPIRQVLFGELGHSRAIKSKEWKYIAIRYPPELQKRIDSGEEFKGFDGEPIPLPYLTRNGHLGHHASRANPNYFDADQLYNLVDDPEETNNIFQQNPEVAEMAKRALSRELARFEDRPFGEFTN
- a CDS encoding sulfatase; this translates as MKNLNLWCLVPLLFGLTSAHSSERPNVLFIVVDDLNVDIASYGHPIVKTPNLDQLRERSMQFNRAYSQYPLCNPSRNSFLTGLYPGTSGNLNNADHIRDLIPDVVTLPQLFKENGYRTVSTGKIFHQRDPQSWTQISDMHTGGLLPMDRQPRFYQQGEEGRTKGPGRLIVDETVPWFEWRSVVDGEEFLKDGQIARATINRADEIAEDGVPFFLGIGFSRPHDPFFAPQRFFDMYPLDSLELPETPEGASEVPDHAFYYVFKDAFDQMDRQDKLEAMRAFYAGISYMDEQLGLVMDHLEKKGLLDNTVIVFIGDHGYQVGEKNYWNKALLFERSCRAPMLISAPGKTLEGGSTDRIVEFIDIYPTLVELCDLEAPANLDGTSLVPLLMNPDAPWHEIAYSYCNADRSVRDPRFRYIVWSGGGHALFDHEQDPGEHFNLAYNPEYATVVERMRGLIDEMPEPSKKTRPQS
- a CDS encoding sulfatase-like hydrolase/transferase, whose protein sequence is MTRWRQLVCLVTLGLAGDLSAQPPPNILLIVTDDQGYGDLSLHGNTAVETPHLDRLGRESMRFDNFHATSVCATTRASLLTGKNHYQVGVWGVHISRDYLHLDELTLADYLQAAGYHTGFIGKWHSGRAPAWMPWNRGFDDAWVASLYKHVDTPVSRNGKAMQLDGLADDTFTELAIDFMRENRDQPFSLMLSYMSIHTPLEAPQELVRKYKARGQSEYFAELNAMLEHLDANIGKLMGYLDRSGLRENTIVVFISDNGPVHRSRATNRKLSRDEIQLRSPQNLRGSKGHIWQNALRVPCFISWPKKIQPSQIEAFTDVTDLFPTLLQIARVPEAEEIEGVTGRSLVPFLAGRQTRWPDNREFYRPGWQVSLNGYMRQNNVLVDKNDLLYEPQIGAWRNGPFKLVKTAKNEFFLYNLEDDPREREDILSEHPEMAKSMQKKLQDAFEQTVAYPTSFEHPRFHIGHLEYDRYERVGRNLSGSEIPFGGGVRMTGGLRADIHGSLNWKNPGDSQTVPVEVVTPGRYKVTIEAEEPVENAEFLLTVGDSEIRSPLRQIGGKWTLGEVDLEVGEHDLTLELVSNAPGENRPFKELELIVFTNQS
- a CDS encoding DUF1080 domain-containing protein, whose amino-acid sequence is MKNSLPLFAAALVFSSLSVVNADDAPPKLAPQFEKIYERLSERPATPEPSEMLLNTDPEPDLSEGFVSLYNGENLDGWVQRGADNIYEAEGDVIVGTYVPPNGNSYLCTVRDDFGDFIFTVEFKWLLQGNSGIQFRSRVVGKGGVQGPQVELEEAARKKGWTGGVFGQGIGGFFYPLWLEAHEEARNAVKFDDWNRVTIHAEGDTVKTWVNGVPCAHFKNDEYLQGYFALQVHKADEGLIHFRNIKVKEL
- a CDS encoding sulfatase-like hydrolase/transferase, whose protein sequence is MKISLILLFSLLLGHFAFAVQRPNIILILCDDLGYGDLGVTGHPYVLSPNLDRFANEGIRFEHGYMSGAWCAPSRYSLMSGIYPSRYFQQTKEMDTEAENLFRVLKKAGYTTAHFGKWHMSGRNADDPTPDLYGVDEDFIANGNGEGWTREERRAPHWRENTTQRYVDLTIDYMERHKDSGQPFYINLWVYPTHSYINPRPDMLEPYKDLQVDINDFENPYMREFLEFISEQGDLQEAMRAYCSDVTELDNQIGRLMAAIADLGLDEDTLVIFASDNGPPPLGGVDNLDQLAERIQERPTLINCVGSAGPYRDRKISLHEGGVRTPLFVRWPGKIPPGSVNSETVFTGVDFLPTVAALARTEAPEGIDGVNLLPSWAGQEIERGQPHFWNDRPGWSTVRDKQWKAHLRKNEFLLFDILKDPSESNDVSSEYPEVSDYYRKLLDQFEASIQSYRKN